TATATTAAATCAAGGAAAAAATATGAGCTCCCTTCAATTATCAACAGGGGATCTCTTTTATGGTGAGATTATCCACATGGATGATCAAGAAATGAAGATAAGCATTGATCATCAGTCAAATTCACAGGAAATGCTCCTGCAGATGAAAAATGCATCCCAAGAATTTCAGGTAGGCGAGACAATAGCGTTAAAAGTAGTCGAAGCAACAAAAGACATCTTAAAAGTATCTGTAGAAAAGCTGGAAACAGCAAATAAAAGTAGTCAAAATCACGACCCGACCAAAGATAAGCTTCAAGTAGGAAGCACAAAACAGACGATGCTTCAAGAAGAAAAACGTATGGAAGATACGGAGGCTATGACCCAAAAAAATTATGCTCAAGATTTTGCAGAGCAGGTAAAGCAAATTGAGACATCGTTATCAGAAAAAGAATATATGGCGCTTTTAAAAGAAGGATACGATTTGACAAAAATGAGTGTTCCCATGTTAAATCAGTTTTTAAAAATGCATCATCAACATACAGGTGGGGACTTTACGAAAGCTAATGTGGATAAGATAAAAAAATTTGCAGATAAAGTGGATAAAGTCAAGCAAATGGATACACCAGATGTGGTTAAGTTTTTGTTGGGCAATAAAGCAGCGACAATCTCAGAAATGTATAAAAGCTTATACTCAGGAGGTGAGCAACTACCGGAGTATGTTATGACAGAAGCCGATTATGAAAGTATAAAAAGTAGTGCACATCAGATGATTTCCAAGATACCAACCCAAAATGCACAGGAACTTCAGGCAATGACAAAGGAGCTGGTAATGCGTGGAGGTGCCTTAGACCAACGCAGTTTGGATGTCCTTGGGTTTTTGAACCAAGAACATCAAGGAGAAGATGTTCTAAAGATGGCGTTATATCAGTATGAAAACAATGCAAAGCTTGAAAATTATAGTATCTCTGAAGGGGAAAGTGTGGATACTATTATGTCGCGCCAAGAAATCGAACAAGCACTCGAAGAGATCCAAACGATTACAACCAAGGATTTACAACATGTACTAGCGCGCAATAAAGCGGCAACACTTGATAATATTATCCATATCCGTTTGGACCAAGAACTTCAACCTAATGAGGTGATAACAAATGTACAAGACATTGAAGAAAGCCTTGATAAAGAAATTGAAAATCTAAATATCTTACGATATCAGATGACCTTTAAGGCGGCGCTGCGATTAAGTCTTCAAGGGATTAATATTCGAACAACGCCATTAGACTCACTGCGTAGTGCGACCCAGCAAATAGCAGCAGAGCATATTCCAAGTGATGACATACAATCACAAGAGGCAACAGAAGGTTTGGAACAAACACAGGTAATGACACAATCGCCACAACAGGTATGGACGTTATGGCAGTCGAATATGGCACGTATTAATGGAGCGGCAACGCAACTGATTGCCGATGCGTCCCAAGTGTTACCAACCAACCAAATATCGATTAATACATTGCTTGCCAGAGCAAAAGCAGGTACAGAGCGATATGATACACTTCGTACACAGGTTCGACCAGATTTGGGAGACCGAATCGAGAAGGCGTTTTCAAATGTGGATGCCATATTAAAAGATTTGGAGTTAGAGACAACGCTTTATAATCAGCGTGCTGTGGAGATTTTAGGACGTAATAATATGGAGATAACACGTGAGAATATCCAGAAAATAAAACTGATTGACTTGCCGTTGCAAGAACTTCAAAAAAATATGATGCC
This sequence is a window from Vallitaleaceae bacterium 9-2. Protein-coding genes within it:
- a CDS encoding DUF6240 domain-containing protein, with protein sequence MATNMMIQSMNGKPIENILNQGKNMSSLQLSTGDLFYGEIIHMDDQEMKISIDHQSNSQEMLLQMKNASQEFQVGETIALKVVEATKDILKVSVEKLETANKSSQNHDPTKDKLQVGSTKQTMLQEEKRMEDTEAMTQKNYAQDFAEQVKQIETSLSEKEYMALLKEGYDLTKMSVPMLNQFLKMHHQHTGGDFTKANVDKIKKFADKVDKVKQMDTPDVVKFLLGNKAATISEMYKSLYSGGEQLPEYVMTEADYESIKSSAHQMISKIPTQNAQELQAMTKELVMRGGALDQRSLDVLGFLNQEHQGEDVLKMALYQYENNAKLENYSISEGESVDTIMSRQEIEQALEEIQTITTKDLQHVLARNKAATLDNIIHIRLDQELQPNEVITNVQDIEESLDKEIENLNILRYQMTFKAALRLSLQGINIRTTPLDSLRSATQQIAAEHIPSDDIQSQEATEGLEQTQVMTQSPQQVWTLWQSNMARINGAATQLIADASQVLPTNQISINTLLARAKAGTERYDTLRTQVRPDLGDRIEKAFSNVDAILKDLELETTLYNQRAVEILGRNNMEITRENIQKIKLIDLPLQELQKNMMPQHIVSFLKEGKNIMNMPITTLTQAVNNKTNTTRINPVDQMIKELHQLLKAEDVPEATKESVIGVYRLMHTISSTHNAAVGFLLEHTLPVNLENLFEASKYIRQTQHQEGKMDVTIDDATGFLETVKQEGPSIMEQIVTGYYEKDMELQAFLEHPSSLEDEVESTLQEIRDKVQALDYDKIDQILLKLDGLTQTDGMQSMDKIMHLTIDEITVLEQVQKDPFMFKMLFEEMVAIAQENDVNNTWIDPLFQSYMNSLEQQTGEENGRQGIYKQLEQIKEEFLEKALERLVEKNDGEGRARSFSDVTREIEAYGGLEEKLLEDESYHTIPVMINQQIQQMNVYYFEQERRQGNQEASSSIYMQLTTEHMGTANIRIRFSDVPEVTMFATTDSGNQKMQEYEEEIRHALLELDMSIRTITYASFEVPKPMRFNGEQAKRNQPIRRYQESRFEKVI